A segment of the Prochlorococcus marinus CUG1438 genome:
AAAAAATATACCAAATATTGGGTAAAGGATAAAAAGCCAATCTTTAAAAACTCTTTGCCAATTAATGATAAGAAGGATACTTATAATTACTTGAAAAAGAAGAGCTATAGTTTTATCAAATAAAAAATATGAGATTATTGAACATAAAGAAATGCATAAATTAGTTTTTTGAATAAATTTATTTTTTATAACTGATATTGATAGAAATGTTAGACCTAAAGATAGGAAAGAATAAAAAAACCAATTAAATAAAGAAGAATGATCTACATAAATCCAAGATGTTTGGGCGTGATCGATCATTTCAGAAATCGATGCCAATCCTAAAAAAATAAAACCAAGAGGTATAAATTCGTTCTTGCGAATGTGTTTAAATTTTTTGATCGATCTAATTCCTAATAATATTGGGATGATTGCCGCCTGAAAATGGGCTAATAATAAAATTGAAAAAAACAAAATAAATTCTAAAAACTTAATTCATCTGAAATTTAAAAACAAAAATTATTTTCAGCTTATCTTAGTAGAGATAGATACCATTGCCCAATTAATATGATTAATATTGTAAGAACAAAAGGGAAAGCAGGATATCTTGTCTGAAAATTAGCTGGTGGCCAAGGAGACCAGGATATTAATCTTCCTTGAGGTTCATTTGAAATAACTTTTTTTTTCAATTTTTTGGGTGTTAAATTATCTGTGGCAAATCCTTTACTCATTGTCCAAATAAAATTATTTTAACAAGAACGTATCAAAAGGGCGTTTATATTATTCGGTTGAATTTCAGTCGTTTTTTATTAGAACGGAGGGGGTGGGATTCGAACCCACGGTGCCCTTGCAGACACGCTAGTTTTCAAGAACAGATTATTCTTAGTGATACTAATGGATCTAATAAGGTTTAAGGAAATAAAATCACCGAAAGTGAGCCATTTTAGATTTTGATAATTATCAAGCAAAAATAGGTTTTAAAGCGTTTCATTTATCTATATTTCTATAGTTCATCAATAAACCAATCAAAGCCAATTCTCTTACAAAATGTATATGGTGCTTCTTGGCCATAAAGAACTGGATCTATCCCTAACTCTTTATAAATTTTCTGGAGATAATAACCTTCTTTTTCAATAGCTTTGCTATATCTTTTCTCTTTCTCTTCATCTCCACTTTTATATCCATCAACAAGTTTATACGATTCATTCCACCAAGCATTCCAATCTCTGCACAAATTGAACAAATAAGCCTTTCTTGAAATTGGGATTAATTGCACTGCCATTATTGAAGTGCTTAGAGCGATAACAAATAAGAGAGCTTTAGTTATTGAATTATTCATGTTTAAAAAAGAGTTTTTTGCCTTTCTGTTTTTTTGCAAGTCCCAGACTTTTTAATATCTTTTCTAATTCCTGTTTTTTGATTTAACTCATTATTAAAATAATAAACACTCCCATTTTCTCTATTTATTTTGTAACCCAAATTTCCAGAAATTCCAAAATAAGGACTATCCATTTGTCGTACTAATATTATTTGGTTGAATCTAAATTTAATTTCATCCACCTCAAATGAAAAAAACTCACCTCCATCGAAGCTAACTGAGGCACTGGGGCTATATTCATTCAAAGCAAATAATAATTTATGATTCTGATTTATTTTACGGTTTATGATATTTTTACTATTAATTTCTCTTTCTTTGACTTCTGTTTTATTCAAAGCACAATCTAAATAAAATGTTTCAGCATTAACAGTAGTGGGCAAGGTAAGTGCCGATAGTAAAGGAATTAAAAATCTTCTCACAAAAAAATGAGCTCATTGCCCCTTATTCTAGATCGATTGTCAAAAAAAAATTATTTAGATGGGTGAGCCGAAAGTGAGCCACTTTTTTACTTTAGCTACGGAAAACTTTCCGAAATCTAACGAAATAAGTCATAAAAAATATGCAATAAAAAAACTCCCTAAGGAGCAATTTTTATAAAAGTCAGTTGTAGACAACGGAGGGGGTGGGATTCGAACCCACGGTGCCCTTGCAGACACGCTAGTTTTCAAGACTAGAGCCTTAAACCACTCGACCACCCCTCCAGGTGAAAATATTCAATTTTAAACTTTTTAATTATATCAAAAGGTGGTTGTTTTTTTGAATAAAGTTTTGAGGTATATATTGGATTAGATATGAAAACTATTGCCATAACTAAAAAAATCTAGCTTAAAGGCGAAGATATATCATATTAAATAGCGACACCTAATCCAAGAAAGCGTAAATAATATATATAATTTTTTGGATTTGTATATAACGAATTTTTGATCGATAAAAATTAAAATTTATTAGGCTATATTTTAGAATTTATAAAAAATATGATTAATTAATTAGTATTTAAGAAATACAAATCAATCATTTCATGATTATTATCTTCTTTATGATTAATTTCATAAAACTGCAAATCAGAATATCAATTTAGCCTTCGAATTAAAATTTTGTGATAAATTATATTGCTGTTTATAGTAAAATTTCATAAGTCTTCTAGGGGCAATACCTTCTTAAAAGGTCAAATTTGTTAGATCAAAAATAATATTTACTTGATTAACTGTCGATCTAATACAATTGGAGGAGCTAAATCATGATTATTATGAAAAAAAATCTTTATCAATGGTGGAAGAATCATAGAAGAGTTGTAACTTTTGGTTTGTTCCTTTCAATTCTAACTTTTTATTTTAGAACCCCTTTTGATAAGGAATTAAAAGTAAAGGATACCTGCGCAAAATTAAATTCGAGTTATCAGATTACAGGTGATGAAGCGATGAAAAAGCTTAATCTTAAGGAAATAAAAGATTTTAACAATCGCGAGTTGGCAAACTATTATTGTGAAAGGTATTTAGGAATCAAGTAATAAATTTGGAAATTTACTAATCTCTCCACTATTTACTACCTATTTACTAACTTCTTCATGAAAATAATGTAGAAAAAAATCAGTAATATTGCTTCATATTTTATAAGTTGATCGGTTGATATTATCCTTTAAAAGGTTATTAAAAATATAGCTAAAACCAGTTATAATGATGGGAGTCTAGTTTTAGATCTATTTACTTTGATTTAAACCTCGGGCATTCAAAGATGTCCTTTTTTTTATCAAGACTATGAGTTTAGAAGAACTTATGAGAAAATTAACTTAATTTTAGAGATGCAATTGGCAAATATAAATGTTAAGAATCAAATCTTAAATAGTCTTTTTAATTTTTCTAATGAAAACTTAGAATTACTTAGAAGAACTACTTTTCTTAAGCCTCTTATAAAAACAATGATAAGAGATTCTCTACTAGATCAAATTAAATTAGAAAATAAATTAAATAATGATTTGGCTGAAAAGTTTTTCAAGAATAGAAATATTTATGATGATCAAAATAAGAATAATTATTTTACCAAAAATCTCTTGGATGAAGAAGATATAATGAGAATTTCAAGCACACAATATAAGAGGAATTTATTTAGCTCAAAGTTATTTGAAGATAAAACTGAAGAATTTTTTAAAAAAAGGAAAGAAGATTTAGACCAATATATTTATAGTTTGATTCAGGTTAAAGATCAAAATTTAGCTCAAGAGTTGTATTTAAAATTGGAGTCAAATGAAAGTGAATTTTCAATACTCGCTAAAGAGTATTCTTTAGGACCTGAAAAGTATAGGAATGGTATTGAAGGGCCAATTTTAGGATCAAATATTAATCCCAAAATGAAAGATATTTTAAAATCAACTGATAAAGGTTTAGTTTGTGAACCTTTTAATATTAATGATAAATGGTTAGTAATTCGACTTGAAGAAATAATACATGCCGAATTAAATGAAACTATGAAAGGTAATTTATCAAATGAATTATTCGAACTTTTTTTAGAAAAATTAACAAGAGAAATTATTGAGGAAATAAAAGTAAAGTACTTCCCTGATAAATTTAAATATCCATAACCCCTTATGATCTCAAAGCTTCAATTAATAAAAAATTTTATAATAAAAAACGGTGAATTGAATTCATTTAAAACAGGTCAACTAATAATTCCTCCAGGAAAAGATGTGAATACAATTTTTTTGTTAAAAGAAGGTCAGGCAAGGTTAATTTTAAAAGAGAATAACAAGAGAACTACTCTTAAAAAGTTTAGTAAAGGTGAATTTATTGGTTTGTACAATTTAGTATCAGGGAAAAAAAATTGTGAATTTAGAGCTTCAAGCCAGTTAATAACTTATTCATTAAATAAAGAAAAATTTATAAATTTTATTTCAAAGGAAAATAATTTGAATGAATTTTTAAAGAATTATTTATTTGATGAAGAAATAGGTTCTGTTATTCAAGGAATATTAAAAAAATCATCAGGAAAAGAAAGTAATCTAAAATCAATCTTTGAAAATTTAAGAAATTATTGCACCATCCAAAATAAAAAAATTAATATAATAAAATCTTTAAAAAATAATGATTTTATTTTCTATTACAAAACCTTCTCTGAAGAAACTGAAATTAAAAGTTTGAAATCAATTCAAAGTTTTTCAAATTTAGAGGGACTTCTCTCACAAAATAATATAAGAATTTTATCTTTTAAGAAAGAAAAATTTATTGAGTACAAAGATAATTTTAAAACAGATATTTCTGATGATGTAATTATTGAAGATGATTCTGGGGTAGATAATATTAGTAATAATCAAATTAAATTATTAAATAGTAATTTTAGTAAAAATAAGGATGATTTTATTCAAGAAAATTTAGACCTCCTTAAATTGCTTGCTGATTTATTAAATATTCCATTTAGAAGAGACTCAATTTTGAGAGGACTAAAAGATTCATATGCTAAGAATGAAAATCCAGGAATTGAGATGATTGGTAAATTGGCGGCATCATTAGGTTTATATGCTGTAGGTGCAAAAATTTCGCCGAAAGATATTAACAGATTACAAACACCAGCTTTAATAAAATTTAAAAATAATTTTTATCTTATTAAGGAAAGTGATGAACAATCAATAATGATTTCTAATGAAAATAATAGTTTTATTAGGCTTGATAATGTACAAATTCAAGAAATCTTTGATGAGGATTTAGAGGTTGTATTAATTGAAAAATCTAATTTAACAAAAACAAAAAGGTTTGGTCTGGGATGGTTTTTACCAGTTTTGAGAAAATATAAAAAAGTTCTTATACAGGTATTAATCGCAAGCTTTGTAATTCAACTTTTTACTTTGGCTTCACCATTAATTATTCAATTAATAATAGATAAAGTTATAAATCAAAGGAGTCTTGATACACTTCAAGTATTAGGTGTAGCTCTGGTTATAGTAACTTTACTTGAATCTGTTTTAGGAAGCTTAAAGACTTTTCTTTTTACAGATGCTACTAACCGTATTGATCAAAGATTAGGGGCTGAGGTAATAGATCATCTTTTAAGACTGCCTTTGAATTACTTTGATAAAAGGCCAGTGGGTGAACTCTCATCGAGAATAAGTGAGTTAGAGAAAATACGTAATTTTTTAACAGGACAAGCTTTGAGTACCATCCTCGATGCTTTTTTCTCAGTAATTTATATAGTTATCATGTTCTTTTATAGTGCTATTTTAACTTTGGTGGCATTAGCTGTAATTCCTATACAAATAGCGCTAACACTTATAGGAGCTCCTTTATTTAGAAGACAATATAGGAGAACTGCTGAAGAAAATGCGAAAACCCAAAGCCATTTAGTTGAAATTTTATCAGGTCTTCAAACTGTAAAGGCTCAGAATGCAGAAATTGTGAGTAGGTGGAAATGGCAAGATTTATATTCAAAGTATATTTCTCGAACTTTTGAACAAACAATTACTGGAACTATAGTTGTTCAATTTAGTCAAGTTTTACAAAAGATATCCCAACTCTTGGTTTTATGGGTTGGAGCAAAACTAGTTTTGGATGGTTATCTTTCATTAGGCCAACTTATAGCATTCAGAATAATTTCTGGATATGTAACTCAACCTGTATTAAGACTTTCATCTATTTGGCAAAATATTCAAGAATTAAAGATTAGTTTTGAGAGATTAGCTGATGTGATCGATACCCCACAAGAATCAGATGAGACTGATAAGGATAAAATACCACTTACTGAAATCCAAGGAGAGGTGAATTTTCAAGGAATATCATTTAGCTTTAACAAATCAGGAAAAAATATTTTAAATAATTTAGATTTGAAAGTTGAGTGTGGACAATTTGTAGGTATTGTTGGCGAAAGCGGTAGTGGGAAAAGCACTCTTATGAAGTTATTACCAAGATTATACAAACCAGATCGAGGTAAAATCCTAATAGATAATACTGATATTGATAAAGTGGAACTAAATTCTCTAAGAAGACAAATAGGAATTGTTCCCCAAGAACCATTATTATTTTCAGGTTCTATAAGTCACAATATAGCCTTGACAAATCCAGATGCATCTTCTGAAGAAATTATTAAGGCAGCTAAAATCGCAGATGCTCATAATTTTATTATGGAACTACCAGATGGTTATAGTACAAATATTGGAGAAAGGGCAACAACTTTAAGTGGAGGCCAAAGACAAAGAATTTCAATTGCTAGAACATTATTAGGTTATCCTAATCTTTTGATAATGGATGAAGCAACTAGTGCTTTAGACTATAAAACTGAAAAAAATGTTTGCGATAATCTTGCTAGTTCTCTAAAAAATCAAACTGTTTTCTTTATAACCCATAGATTAGCGACTATTCGCAAAGCAGATTTAATTGTTTTCATGAAAAATGGTTCTGTCGCAGAAGTTGGTACTCATGATTATCTGATGAATAAAAAAGGATTATATTTTGATTTGTATTGTCAGCAGGAAAATTAATATTATGCGAAAAAGTTTTAAAAAAATTTTTAAGATCTTTAATTTACTTCAAGATAAATTAGATAAAAGCATTAAAGAAGCTGAACAAGATGAAAAAATATTAAAGCAGAATTTAATTTGGGCAAGAAGTCTTACCTGGGTTTTAATCGGGACCAGTTTAACATTTATTGGTTGGTTATCTATTGCAAAAACAGATGAAATACTTGTTGCTAATGGAAAGTTAGAGCCTATAGGTAAAGTTAAAGAGATACAAATCCCTTCAGGAGGTGTGGCTAAATCAATACTAGTTGAAAGCGGAAATCTTGTAGAAGAAGGTCAGGTTTTAATAAAACTTGATGCTGAAATAGCAAAGCAAAATTTACTTTCATTAAGCGATCAATTGGATCAAAAACGAATTCAATTAAAACTAAAAAAGGATGAAATTAATATGTCAGAATTATTGGATTCGGAAGTTACTAAAGGCAATAAAATTAAGTTAGAGTTAGAAGAAAATCTCTTAAAAAAATACGAAACACTTTATAAAAATGGTGCTTATCCTGAGATTGAATACCTCAAGCAAACAAGTAAATTTAATCAATTAAAGATTTCTGTTGAAAAAGATAAATTAGAAGCTAAGAATAGAAAGTTATTATTAACACAACAGTTAAAAGAATTAGAATCGCAAATCTCTGGTTTAATCTCAAGAAAAATTGCTGCAAATGTCAATCTTGAATACCAATCAATAAAATCTCCAGTTAAAGGAATAGTTTTTGATTTAAAGCCAACCAATGTTGGATTTGTCGCACAAACTAGTCAGCCAATAATGAAAATTGTCCCTATAGAGAATCTTGAAGCAAACATCTTAGTACCTACAGATAAAATTGGTTTTGTTAGAGAAGGTATGGATGTGGATATTAGTATTGATTCTTTCCCCGCGAGTGACTTCGGAGTTTTAGAAGGGGTTGTTAAATTTATTGGATCTGATGCTTTGTCACCAAATTCATCTCCTGAAATAAGGACCTTTAGTTTTCCTGTTACCGTAAATTTATCTGATCAATTCCTTAATTTAAAGAATGGTAAAAGTCTGCCCCTTCAAACCGGTATGTCCTTAACAGCAAATTTTAAATTAAGGAAAGTGAGTTATTTGAGATTGCTTTTATCTAACTTTAAAAGCAAGACTGATTCTTTAAAAGAAATCTAATTTTTCTTGGGAGTAATTATATAAGATTAAAGTATTTGGTTATTATTTATTTGATCCTCATTTAATTGCATTGACAATAGCATCTCATTCGTGAAATCTGTTTCTTGTCTAATAGCAGTTGCAATGTAATTTACTATTTCCGTATCAGAATCTCCAAAATCTATAATGTCATAACCTAGATCTTTTAATGACTCGATTGTGATTTTACTTAAAGTCTGGTCTTTCTCCTCCCTATAGGACATTACTTCCCAGGAAAATTCATCCTCATTCCAATGTGAATATGCGGATCCTGGTCCATAATCTTTTTCAATAGGAATATATTCTTGGTCAATTCCCTTGTATTCGGACCAAGCTTCTAATGCATAAGAACCTATATAATCTCCAAATTCATCAATAATATCCCCCCCTCCGTACTGATTCCATGGCGCAGGCACATTTTCATCCACTAACCATTCATAATCATCTCCGTACCATAATATTCCGAAACCCATAACATGTATGATTTCATGTATAGCTGTTGCAGTGATATCTCCTTGTTCAAGAACTGAACTATCACTAGTAAAAC
Coding sequences within it:
- a CDS encoding peptidylprolyl isomerase, with amino-acid sequence MANINVKNQILNSLFNFSNENLELLRRTTFLKPLIKTMIRDSLLDQIKLENKLNNDLAEKFFKNRNIYDDQNKNNYFTKNLLDEEDIMRISSTQYKRNLFSSKLFEDKTEEFFKKRKEDLDQYIYSLIQVKDQNLAQELYLKLESNESEFSILAKEYSLGPEKYRNGIEGPILGSNINPKMKDILKSTDKGLVCEPFNINDKWLVIRLEEIIHAELNETMKGNLSNELFELFLEKLTREIIEEIKVKYFPDKFKYP
- a CDS encoding HlyD family efflux transporter periplasmic adaptor subunit, with translation MRKSFKKIFKIFNLLQDKLDKSIKEAEQDEKILKQNLIWARSLTWVLIGTSLTFIGWLSIAKTDEILVANGKLEPIGKVKEIQIPSGGVAKSILVESGNLVEEGQVLIKLDAEIAKQNLLSLSDQLDQKRIQLKLKKDEINMSELLDSEVTKGNKIKLELEENLLKKYETLYKNGAYPEIEYLKQTSKFNQLKISVEKDKLEAKNRKLLLTQQLKELESQISGLISRKIAANVNLEYQSIKSPVKGIVFDLKPTNVGFVAQTSQPIMKIVPIENLEANILVPTDKIGFVREGMDVDISIDSFPASDFGVLEGVVKFIGSDALSPNSSPEIRTFSFPVTVNLSDQFLNLKNGKSLPLQTGMSLTANFKLRKVSYLRLLLSNFKSKTDSLKEI
- a CDS encoding ATP-binding cassette domain-containing protein, which translates into the protein MISKLQLIKNFIIKNGELNSFKTGQLIIPPGKDVNTIFLLKEGQARLILKENNKRTTLKKFSKGEFIGLYNLVSGKKNCEFRASSQLITYSLNKEKFINFISKENNLNEFLKNYLFDEEIGSVIQGILKKSSGKESNLKSIFENLRNYCTIQNKKINIIKSLKNNDFIFYYKTFSEETEIKSLKSIQSFSNLEGLLSQNNIRILSFKKEKFIEYKDNFKTDISDDVIIEDDSGVDNISNNQIKLLNSNFSKNKDDFIQENLDLLKLLADLLNIPFRRDSILRGLKDSYAKNENPGIEMIGKLAASLGLYAVGAKISPKDINRLQTPALIKFKNNFYLIKESDEQSIMISNENNSFIRLDNVQIQEIFDEDLEVVLIEKSNLTKTKRFGLGWFLPVLRKYKKVLIQVLIASFVIQLFTLASPLIIQLIIDKVINQRSLDTLQVLGVALVIVTLLESVLGSLKTFLFTDATNRIDQRLGAEVIDHLLRLPLNYFDKRPVGELSSRISELEKIRNFLTGQALSTILDAFFSVIYIVIMFFYSAILTLVALAVIPIQIALTLIGAPLFRRQYRRTAEENAKTQSHLVEILSGLQTVKAQNAEIVSRWKWQDLYSKYISRTFEQTITGTIVVQFSQVLQKISQLLVLWVGAKLVLDGYLSLGQLIAFRIISGYVTQPVLRLSSIWQNIQELKISFERLADVIDTPQESDETDKDKIPLTEIQGEVNFQGISFSFNKSGKNILNNLDLKVECGQFVGIVGESGSGKSTLMKLLPRLYKPDRGKILIDNTDIDKVELNSLRRQIGIVPQEPLLFSGSISHNIALTNPDASSEEIIKAAKIADAHNFIMELPDGYSTNIGERATTLSGGQRQRISIARTLLGYPNLLIMDEATSALDYKTEKNVCDNLASSLKNQTVFFITHRLATIRKADLIVFMKNGSVAEVGTHDYLMNKKGLYFDLYCQQEN